Below is a genomic region from Astatotilapia calliptera chromosome 2, fAstCal1.2, whole genome shotgun sequence.
GAATATTTGGTGTGGCTACTTTTATTCTTCAATTTctttaagtaatattcaggaATACTTTTAAAGGCCATTCAAAGCTTTCTGTTCTCTGTAAAGATGATCCCATATTTttcatcactttaaaaaaaggccACAAATTGTCTGTTCTTGCAACAGGCCGACTGTAAcgaagtgcctaaagatacattttaaaaatagttccttttctaagttgtctgttatgtacaGACACAACACTGATTCGTCCCTTGAGATCCCTTTTTTTATGCCCGAATGATTCATAGCTCATGATTCGCGCTAAATGGTTTAACAAacaagatggggaaaaaaatcgctTTAAATGGCCACGTATAAGGACTTTACTGAAAATAAGCGAAAAAGAGAAACGTTTTGAaacaccttcagaaagcctCGAGAACTGTTACTCAAGAccagtttaaaaatattataacaAAGCCTGGCACCTTGGAAGCAAgatacaaagaaatgagggtGACTGAAGACTTTCTGCTCTGCTGCATAATCACTTCATATTACATGACACAGCCTTACCGTTTCTATTTTTTTAGAGCCAACACCTGCAAAATCTGTATATTTCTTGTAAATGTCTAATCGTCACTGCTATCAGATCAGCTGCAGTGTACAGTGAATGGTTTAACTTCTTTTGAACTCCCAGTCTGTACTGTAATCATCACTGGACAAGAACTGCCTTCCAGcatacaagaaagaaaaaaaaaagacaggcttATTTCGATACTGTGTGCCAGTCCAGCTTCTGGATAAATTTGATAAAGTACTGATAATGCTTCTTGGCCAGAACACTTTATTGATAAGATAAAACCTACAAGTAATCGCATACGTAACAATAATTACCTTGAATGTGATCACTCCAGCCAACCTTAATTAGGACCGTCATATTACATATATAGTCAAAATGCCAGTTTTTGTGTTTCCCATTTAAATGAAACGAAttggtttattttcatttaaagttcTACCTCACGTATTTAGTTTGAAAGTTGAAGCTGCaacattttctgtcttcttttcttctatTAAATTGCAAAAATTCCAGTTTTAATggaactttgtttgtttttgtttttgtttttttaatataattgttgtttaaaaaaaacaaacaagaaagcatTTTcgcaagtttttaaaaagtaaaagtctGCAAGAGTGACTTCAAGAAAGTACAGGAACTCTCACAAGTGGAACCAACCTTTATCAAGATTCCATCTGTGCACCGGTATGTCTCTGACATATACGCCACAAACACATAGCTCACATAACTTAGTGAACATCAATGGTGCCTCTTAAAGTGATAACACGTTCATATTCTTGTAGCTTTCACTGGTAATCCCCATAGATCTACACATTTTATGTATCAGACACCCAGATACACCGTATTTAATCGCATATGGCTGGCTCAGGTTCAGTATTTCCGCAACAGTAAAACTGTAGCTAACTGGAAAGATGGTAGCTGTTAATTTGAGGCTGAAGTCATTTGACAGTAGCTGCCAAACAAACCATCCAACTGGCAGCAACATTGTAACAGGACATTCTCTTCCTTGCAAACAGTGCGGCGTGAGCTGCCAAATGCTGTTTTATAAACACTATTTGGCAGAGACAGTGTAGGAGCGAGGCCAGTTTTAATTGACCTCTAGCAATAAAAGATCATTTTAATTGAATCAATATGACAACAAACTGCTGTTTTAGAATAACCTTGTGTATTTGCGAGGCATTCTTTTTAGATTACattttgtttaccttttttctctggcttttttcccctccacacAGTATTGAGTTGTTTTGAAGTTGAAAGCTTTTTTTCCATTGTGATGAATCTTGCAAGACTTCTTTATAAGAGTTATGTCCTATAAATAATAATTGTCCTCAGTCCTTAACATCACTGTGTTAAAGCTGAAGAGGACGTGCACATATTATTGTCCCAGTTCCAGTAAGTAATCTATTACTGTAAACATGCAGAAGACCCAAGAAACCTAATTACACTACATTTACCATTTGATTCACTTGATTTAATATGCAGATCAACAGGTGAAATCGCGACTTTGTATTGAATACACCTTAAGTGaggtaaagaaatgaaaatattctTAAGTTCAAAGGAAAGATCTTTGAAGTAACCAGATAAGAATGTACCTGTCTGACAGCCAAGCTTACCTGTGAAAGAAGAGCAATATAGACAGCATGGTCTGGTCAATGTTGCTGTTGCAGATCCCCTCATTGAGCAGGAAACAGGGGTCTCTCACAACCGACTCCAGGGAGTCCTGTCTCATGATGTTGTTCAGTTTGTCCGTGTTCAGGTTCTGGTACATCAGCTGGTTGCGGAGCTGGCGGAAGTGATTTACAGTGGGGCTTGTGGGGCTTGCTGGCAGGCCTCCTGTAGTAGAAAGGCCCTGAGCTGGGCTGCTGGATATGGATTCATCACAGCCATTGGCCAGGTCCAGACAGCAACTGCAACAGTCCAGGCCGATGGGCGAGAGGCAGTCGTCATCTGACATCTTGGAGTGCAGCTGGATGAAGAGGGAAGTCGCCCAGGGCAGGTGCAGAAATTTCAGCAGAAAATGACAGAGACTGAGCTTTATAAATAGTAGACAAAGTGAAAGACACAACAGGGGTGTGTTCCTTAGCTCTGACAGAGACACTGGCAGGTAGCCTGGGTCAGTCTAGTGTACCGTCCTGTCTCCACTGCAGGGCCAGGAGGGCTAAATGGCAGGTTGAGCTGCTCCCTGAGAAGTGCACTCACGCTGGGCCACTCTGCCTGCTTCTATCTCTGAGTTCCCCTCCTGTGGCTCTGCTGCATTTAGCCTTTTGTTCGGGGCCGACGCTGCTGCAATGTGTTGCTACTGTGGCAGGAAAAAGACTGAacgcaccacacacacatacacactcactcacaccaGTTCAGCAGGAGTCCGCTTGAAAGCAAAACCCAGAAGCTGCTTATCAGTTTTTTctctggacttttttttctgtggttgGCGTGCTtagagacagagggagggagtaagaaggaagggagggagcatggaggaagggagggagcgATGAAGGCAAACAGGGTGGGGAAAAGCCTGTGATTGGTAAAAAGCATTGCTGGTGATTTATTGGGCCCTCCTCTTTTCTCGTTCAGTTTAGCCATGCGTGCACCAACAGTAAGAAAGGGAAACAGAGAGGGGTGACACCGCAGAGCATGCTTGAGACATGTGCAGTTTCACCGGCTCCACCCTGCCATTATGACAGCCGAAGGACTGGCTGAGTGAGAGAGGCTGCAGGAAGACACACAGAGCAATGATAACATGTGAGAAGACATTGACATTGAATTGCTAAAACTGTGTTATACATGCGTCATTGATTGTGCTGTGTTTATTAGCTTTTATCCACTATACAAGTCTCTGTAAATTAGGTTTCTCAAGCAGTTTCACTAATTTCAGGACTTCCTTGTGgagaacacacaaaaataaggcAGAGAGGACACAGTCCAAATAAAGACAGAGCAAAAATTAGAAACTGCAAATTACTCAGTAAAAGTGTGACtgcaaaatgtgtatatgttgtCTATATGTTATTCATTGTACGTGTTGTTTGGATGTGACTCACTTCTGCCCTGTGTGAACTGCCTTATGCAACATCGGTCAGCGTGAAAACTAATGGCCAGAATATAAAtgcactataaaaaaaaaaaattaaaaaaaaaatcacatgaaatacaaaatgcatgttttttcttGCAAAGTGAACAAAAACATTATCTTATCGGGCCTCCCGATGTTTAAATagcattttgtcattttccaGTTCTGTTTCCCAAACAGCTTTGGATTGGGAAAGCGTGTGCTGTGTTCGTCCACGTGATTAATGTTTCACAAGTCCTGGTAAATACCAGGGCAATGTCGTTACAACCAAAACAGACGCTCTGGGAAGATGGTACTGCTGAGGCTCTGACCTCAGCTGCTGACCAACAAGTGCACTGCATGTTGTCTACAGATGGCTAGTCACACAAGAGCACAACAACAAAGATAAttataaaaaatgcatttactcTGAGGCATGCAGACATTTCAGCTACACTAAAAAATGTCAGAGCACCTATTGTTGGGTAGCAGAGGGATCAATTAAGCAGAGAAAATGACTGACTATTGCTTTATTGAGTGTGTAATGATGTCCTCAGGCAGAGGGGTTGCTACTGTTTGGGTGGAGGAAACGCCGGGTTTGAAAACTGATGTGGGTAGAGACTCCCATCTAGTGGAGATCTATAGTATAGTCAGTGATTGTTTTGGTCGGCAATGATTTTAACTGACATTAACTGGAATACCTTTCTGGAAGAATTTTATAAATTATACTATTCATGATACAATTACAGAATTACACCATTAGATTATATGATATAAACTAAACCTGggttttgagtttatgacttcAGCTGCAGCCATAGTTTATTATCCATTTATAGGCATGGTATCAAACTCTCATGTTAATCTTCTACACTAATTGTCCACATGTCCACTTTGTTCGATTGACCAGTTTTACTGCTCAATAAAATGGAATAATCAGCTGATCACATGGCAACAGCAACAGGTAGGTATATAGACATGGTCATGATCTGCTGAAGTTTAAATCAAGCATCAGAATGAGAAAGCAAGGTGATATGGCAGTTATAATGTGACATGGTTATTGGTTCAAAATGGGTTTTCTGCGTATTTCAGAAACTCCTGATTTAGAAACTATCCAACGTGTGGAACTTCTCTAGGCCTCGCTGGTGCGAGAGGTCAGAGGAAAGTGGCCATCCATCCCATGATAAAGTGTACCCATGTTCTGATGGGCGTATAAGCAGGATTATGAACTATGTCACAaaattcaaattattttcttGAATAAAACAGTTAATACAGTGTAAAACTGTATTAACTTGGCCTCCACACGTTTCaggcaccttgttgaatctatatCATGAAGAGTTaagctctgaaggcaaaagagtcCAACCCAGTATTAGCAAGgtgctaatatatatatatatatatatatatatatatatatatatatatatatatatatatatatatatatatatatatatatattttctcgagactgcaagaccagactgaccaacctgtgcactgcctggattgattacaagaaggcctatgactcaatgccccacagctggatactggaatgcctagaattgtataAGATCAacgggaccctaagagccttcatcaggaactcaatgggtatgtggcgtacaacactagaggccaactccaagcccatagcacaagtcaccatcaagtgcgggatctaccaaggagatgctctgtccccactgctgttctgcataggcctggaccccctcagtgagatcattaacaagactggctacggataccaactacggaatggagcagttgtcagccacctcctgtacatggatgacatcaagctgtatgccaagagtgaacaagacatcgattcactgatccacactaccaggctataaagcaatgacattggaatgtcgttcggactggagaagtgtagtcggatggtaacaaagagagggaaggtagtcagaactgaggggattgaactaccagaaggcaacattgcagacatagaggacagttacaagtacctggggatcccgcaggtgaatgggaaccatgaagaggccgctagaaaagctgcaaccaccaagtacctgcagagggtcaggcaagtcctgaggagtcagctgaacggtaagaacaagatccggactatcaacacctacaccctgcccgtgatcaggtaccctgctgaggtaataggctggccaaaggaggagatagaagccactgacataaagacaagaaagctccttaccatgcatggagggtttcaccccaagtccagcaccctgaggctgaacgctaagtggaaggaagtgggccggggactggtgagtgtcagcaccacagtccaggatgagacaacaaacatccaagaatacattgggaagatggccccaactgaccgagtgctcagtgaatacctcaggcagcagaaacccaagaaagagcagggagacgaggaaccatcatggaaggacaggcccctgcacggtatgtatcaccggcagatagaggaggtggctgatatccagaaatcctaccagtggctggacaaagctggactgaaagacagcacagaggcactaatcatggcagcacaagaacaagctctgagcacaagatccatagaggctggggtctatcacaccaggcaagaccccagatgcaggctgtgtaaagatgccccagagacaatccagcacataacagcagggtgcaagatgctagcaggcaaggcatacatggaacgccataaccaagtggccggcatagtgtacaggaacatctgtgctgagtataacctagaagtcccgaggtcaaaatgggagatgcccccaagggtggtggagaatgaccgagctaagatcctgtgggacttccagatacagacggacaaaatggtggtggctaaccaaccggacatagtggtggtagacaaacagaagaagacggccgtagtgatcgatgtagcggttccgaatgacagcaatatcaggaagaaggaacacgagaagctggagaaataccaagggctcagagaagagctcgagaggatgtggagggtgaaggtaacggtggtccctgtggtaatcggagcactaggtgcggtgactcccaagctaggcgagtggctccagcagatcctgggaacaacatcggagatctctgtccagaagagcgccgtcctgggaacagctaagatactgcgcaggaccctcaagctcccaggcctctggtagaggacccgagcttgaaggataaaccgcccgcaggggcatgctgggtgttttttcatattaaagCTACAATGGGAATTTAGAAACAAGAAAGGAAaatatatgaacatatttaaaataaaatgtaggaAAAGTACATATTTCCTTCAAGAACCAAAATTCTGTTagtttagcttagcataaatgGAAATTGGGTAACCGTTAGCCTAGCCTTG
It encodes:
- the tsc22d3 gene encoding TSC22 domain family protein 3 isoform X1, coding for MSDDDCLSPIGLDCCSCCLDLANGCDESISSSPAQGLSTTGGLPASPTSPTVNHFRQLRNQLMYQNLNTDKLNNIMRQDSLESVVRDPCFLLNEGICNSNIDQTMLSILLFFHSASGASVVAIDNKIEQAMDLVKNHLMYAVREEVEILKEQIKELAEKNNQLERENYLLKNLASPEQLEKFQSRIPTDVLLPLDNQNIQGTPEQQQQQQTCNHSTGSAV